A genomic stretch from Chitinophaga agri includes:
- a CDS encoding DUF2310 family Zn-ribbon-containing protein: MFIFQILFQTSALPKEHMDSFLDDADFYIRSLRSNGQLISQNDVFLFQENTVSLHVQCLRRDSLDKRYNNDYVNQWIYTLMDRYGVAVTSSYVGEHPVPVPTADLDTSNSLILFSGILPPVRSGDTFDPIPLYALPYTHIRNKSFEDIHSWANTYDEIYNLWFRGSLGDQAFHDYLSGIESSLTTKGREICTRLEELTGKPSYYHLFNYNNNVMENACPSCGGEWRLAEKKISSVDLQCDPCRLVSLLSKD; this comes from the coding sequence ATGTTTATTTTTCAGATCCTGTTTCAAACGTCCGCGTTGCCGAAGGAGCACATGGATTCATTCCTGGATGATGCCGACTTCTATATCCGTTCCCTTCGTTCCAATGGTCAGTTAATATCTCAGAATGATGTTTTTCTTTTCCAGGAGAACACGGTCTCTCTGCATGTGCAATGTCTGAGAAGAGATTCGCTTGATAAGCGTTATAATAATGATTACGTGAATCAATGGATCTATACATTAATGGATCGCTACGGTGTCGCTGTTACCAGCAGTTATGTAGGAGAGCATCCGGTACCTGTGCCTACGGCCGATCTGGATACATCCAATTCGCTGATCCTCTTTTCAGGTATTTTACCCCCGGTAAGGTCGGGCGACACGTTTGACCCTATTCCGCTATATGCGCTTCCGTATACACATATTCGTAACAAGAGCTTCGAAGATATCCATTCCTGGGCGAATACCTATGATGAGATCTATAATCTATGGTTCCGGGGGAGTCTGGGAGATCAGGCGTTCCATGATTACCTGTCGGGCATTGAAAGTTCATTGACAACAAAAGGCCGGGAGATCTGTACCCGGTTAGAGGAGCTGACAGGTAAACCCAGCTACTATCATCTATTTAATTACAACAACAATGTGATGGAGAATGCCTGTCCTTCCTGTGGCGGTGAATGGCGGCTGGCGGAGAAGAAAATAAGCTCAGTTGACCTGCAATGCGATCCATGCAGGTTAGTGTCCCTGTTGTCTAAAGACTAA
- a CDS encoding sugar phosphate isomerase/epimerase family protein, with the protein MIKKLSSVLLLAGILAGTTMTSTLSFAQGKADKLGWKLGAQAYTFNRFTLAQALDKMDSVGVQYVECYNGQPIGNGIDGKFDWRMDETKQAEVKAMLKEKKKKLVAYGVVSPDSELEWEQVFKFAKSMGIQVITAEPKRVHWDVVSTLCNRYKIKVAIHDHPKPSHYWHPDSVLVAIKGRSKYMGACADIGHWVRSGMEPVECIRQLKGHVLHLHFKDLNEKSRDAHDVIWGNGVCNMPAVLAELKAQAFKGMFSVEYEYNWDNSVPDVKESVKFWWDQVGKL; encoded by the coding sequence ATGATTAAAAAACTGAGCAGCGTATTGTTGCTGGCTGGTATATTAGCCGGCACTACGATGACATCCACGTTAAGTTTTGCACAGGGTAAGGCTGACAAGCTGGGATGGAAACTGGGGGCGCAGGCATATACATTCAACCGTTTCACATTGGCGCAGGCACTGGACAAAATGGACAGCGTTGGTGTCCAGTATGTTGAATGCTATAATGGTCAGCCTATCGGTAACGGAATTGACGGCAAGTTTGACTGGAGAATGGATGAGACAAAACAGGCTGAGGTAAAGGCCATGCTGAAGGAGAAGAAGAAGAAGCTGGTTGCTTACGGGGTTGTATCGCCGGATAGCGAACTGGAATGGGAACAGGTATTTAAATTTGCGAAGTCAATGGGCATTCAGGTGATCACTGCGGAACCTAAACGTGTGCATTGGGACGTAGTGTCTACATTGTGTAACCGGTATAAGATCAAGGTAGCTATACATGATCATCCTAAACCTAGTCATTACTGGCATCCGGACAGCGTGCTGGTTGCTATTAAAGGAAGGAGCAAATATATGGGCGCCTGCGCCGATATTGGTCACTGGGTACGTTCAGGTATGGAGCCGGTGGAGTGTATCAGGCAGCTGAAGGGACACGTGCTGCATCTGCATTTTAAAGACCTGAATGAGAAGTCGCGTGATGCACATGATGTCATCTGGGGGAATGGTGTTTGCAATATGCCTGCTGTGCTGGCAGAGTTGAAAGCACAGGCATTTAAAGGCATGTTTTCTGTAGAATATGAGTATAACTGGGACAACAGTGTGCCGGACGTGAAAGAGAGTGTGAAGTTCTGGTGGGACCAGGTAGGAAAATTATAA
- a CDS encoding ankyrin repeat domain-containing protein — protein sequence METIISDFFNAARTGDLTFLREHIDQISDLNVRDNRGYTPLIIATYNGQLEAARLLLDAGADVNAGDYGGNTSLMGVSFKGYPEIATLLIGYGADLNLQHGNGGTALMFAAMFGRNNMVRLLLDAGADRHICENRGLTAADLAAQQGNVAAIEMLEAADVIR from the coding sequence ATGGAAACTATCATCAGCGATTTCTTTAATGCAGCACGGACAGGAGATCTGACATTCCTGCGGGAGCATATCGACCAGATCAGTGACCTGAATGTACGTGACAACCGTGGATATACGCCACTGATCATTGCTACCTATAATGGTCAGCTTGAAGCAGCCAGGTTATTACTGGACGCAGGCGCAGATGTCAATGCAGGCGACTATGGTGGCAATACTTCCCTGATGGGTGTAAGCTTCAAGGGATATCCTGAAATCGCTACGTTGCTGATAGGTTATGGTGCAGATCTCAATCTGCAGCATGGTAACGGAGGAACCGCACTGATGTTTGCAGCAATGTTCGGACGGAATAATATGGTGAGGCTGCTACTTGATGCAGGGGCGGACAGACATATATGTGAGAACAGGGGATTGACCGCGGCAGACCTGGCAGCGCAGCAGGGGAATGTGGCGGCGATTGAGATGCTGGAAGCAGCCGACGTGATCAGATAA
- a CDS encoding Gfo/Idh/MocA family protein yields the protein MNNSRRHFIRSASSLVAGAGLVGALPASLRAIAPSDKINIAAIGINGMGWSDLTAILKNPYAQCVALCDVDKNVLDKRAGELEKKGQRPKVYSDYRKLLEDKSIDAVIIGTPDHWHCLQMTDAVSAGKDVYVEKPIGNSIAEINAMQAAQERTKRVVQVGQWQRSQQHFKDAISFVHSGKLGQVRLVKAWAYMGWMHSIPKAPDGNPPAGVDYAAWLGPAEKRPFNPNRFHFNFRWYWDYAGGLMTDWGVHLLDYALLGMKAQHPVSVMAAGGKFAYPDDAAETPDTLTTVYQFDGFNIQWEHATGIDGGPYGRNHGIAFIGNNGTLVLDRGGWEVIPEKGKMEAVPLTKSVDNGLDKHAVNFLEVIKSRKLEDLNTPIQAGAHVATIAQLGNIAYKTGRKLNWNGANGKFDDSDANKYLAAQYHNGYKLPKV from the coding sequence ATGAATAACTCTAGAAGACACTTCATCCGTTCAGCCTCCTCCCTCGTCGCCGGAGCCGGATTAGTAGGTGCGTTGCCAGCTTCTTTGCGCGCAATAGCTCCCAGCGATAAGATCAATATAGCCGCCATCGGTATCAATGGTATGGGCTGGTCTGACCTCACTGCCATACTTAAGAACCCGTATGCCCAATGCGTTGCCCTCTGTGATGTTGATAAGAACGTACTGGACAAAAGAGCCGGCGAACTGGAAAAGAAAGGGCAGCGACCAAAAGTCTATAGCGATTACCGCAAACTACTGGAAGATAAATCCATTGATGCGGTGATCATCGGTACGCCTGACCACTGGCACTGCCTCCAGATGACGGACGCCGTATCCGCCGGAAAAGATGTGTACGTGGAAAAGCCGATCGGCAACTCCATCGCGGAGATCAATGCCATGCAGGCTGCACAGGAACGCACTAAACGCGTAGTACAGGTAGGTCAGTGGCAACGCAGCCAGCAGCACTTTAAAGATGCCATTTCCTTCGTGCATTCCGGTAAGCTCGGACAGGTTCGACTGGTGAAAGCCTGGGCTTATATGGGATGGATGCACTCCATTCCCAAAGCGCCGGATGGTAATCCGCCAGCTGGTGTGGATTACGCCGCCTGGCTCGGCCCTGCGGAGAAGAGACCCTTCAATCCCAACCGATTTCATTTTAACTTCCGCTGGTACTGGGATTATGCCGGCGGACTGATGACTGACTGGGGCGTGCACCTGCTGGATTATGCCCTTCTGGGGATGAAAGCACAGCATCCTGTATCTGTCATGGCGGCTGGTGGTAAATTCGCCTACCCGGATGATGCGGCAGAGACGCCTGATACACTGACCACTGTTTATCAGTTCGACGGATTCAACATCCAGTGGGAACATGCCACCGGTATCGATGGCGGCCCATACGGACGTAATCATGGCATCGCCTTCATTGGTAATAACGGTACATTGGTACTCGATCGCGGCGGTTGGGAGGTAATTCCCGAAAAGGGTAAGATGGAAGCCGTTCCGCTGACCAAATCAGTAGATAACGGGCTTGATAAACATGCCGTGAACTTCCTGGAGGTGATCAAGTCCCGTAAACTGGAAGACCTGAATACTCCCATACAGGCAGGTGCGCATGTCGCTACTATCGCGCAGCTGGGGAACATCGCCTATAAAACAGGCAGGAAACTGAACTGGAATGGCGCGAATGGTAAATTTGATGACAGTGACGCGAACAAATACCTGGCTGCCCAGTACCACAACGGGTACAAGCTGCCAAAGGTCTAA
- a CDS encoding sigma 54-interacting transcriptional regulator has product MNINISTLGELKKSGYKPKSVKEEIRQNLILKLQHKENAFPGIIGYEDTVIPDTERALLSRHNILFLGLRGQAKTRMARQMVSLLDEYIPIVEGSEVNDSPFDPLSRYARDIVHELGDATPIAWVHRDQRYSEKLATPDVSVADLVGDIDPIKAANLKLNYADERVIHFGIIPRSNRGIFVINELPDLQARIQVSLFNILQEGDIQIRGFKVRMPLDILFVFTANPEDYTNRGSIVTPLKDRIESQIITHYPKNIENSLLITEQEANVHADQQHVHISDMIKRLIEQVAFEARNSEYVDKKSGVSARLTIAAYENAVSAGERRAIINKEKSTYVRIADLQGIIPAITGKIELVYEGEQEGPLQVAVNLLDKAIRSVFSQYFPNPDSFKKRKQNAAAAENPYRAVIQWFDKGNAVQLLQDVNDKQYETALSKVEGLKELIKGKFPQANNKEQLLLMEFVLHGLASYSLISKKVVENETRFSDLLGTMMNFGTSTEEESDEF; this is encoded by the coding sequence ATGAATATTAACATAAGTACGTTAGGTGAATTAAAGAAGAGTGGATATAAACCTAAATCCGTTAAAGAAGAGATCAGACAGAACCTGATACTCAAACTTCAGCATAAAGAAAACGCATTCCCCGGCATCATCGGTTATGAAGACACCGTTATACCCGATACGGAAAGAGCCCTGCTCTCCCGCCATAATATCCTGTTCCTCGGTCTCCGCGGACAGGCAAAAACCCGTATGGCCCGTCAGATGGTTTCCCTGCTGGACGAATACATTCCTATTGTGGAAGGCTCTGAAGTGAACGACAGCCCATTTGACCCGCTCTCCCGCTACGCACGCGACATCGTGCATGAGCTGGGAGATGCCACGCCGATCGCCTGGGTACACCGTGACCAGCGCTATAGCGAGAAACTGGCTACGCCGGACGTATCTGTGGCCGACCTCGTAGGTGATATTGATCCGATCAAAGCAGCTAACCTGAAACTGAACTATGCGGATGAACGCGTGATCCACTTCGGTATCATCCCCCGTTCCAACAGGGGTATCTTCGTCATTAACGAACTGCCGGATCTGCAGGCCCGTATACAGGTATCCCTGTTCAATATCCTCCAGGAAGGTGATATCCAGATACGTGGTTTCAAAGTGCGCATGCCGCTCGATATACTGTTCGTGTTCACTGCGAATCCGGAAGACTATACCAACCGTGGTTCTATCGTCACACCACTCAAAGACCGTATAGAAAGCCAGATCATTACGCACTATCCGAAGAATATTGAGAACTCCCTGCTCATCACTGAACAGGAAGCGAATGTGCACGCCGACCAGCAACACGTACATATCAGCGATATGATCAAACGACTCATTGAGCAGGTAGCTTTCGAAGCCCGTAACAGTGAGTACGTTGATAAGAAAAGCGGTGTATCCGCCCGTCTGACCATCGCTGCCTACGAAAATGCTGTCAGTGCCGGTGAACGCAGGGCGATCATCAATAAAGAGAAATCGACCTACGTACGCATCGCCGACCTGCAGGGTATCATTCCCGCCATTACCGGTAAAATAGAACTGGTATACGAAGGCGAACAGGAAGGACCTTTGCAGGTAGCCGTAAACCTGCTGGATAAAGCGATCCGCAGTGTGTTCTCTCAATACTTCCCGAACCCGGATTCCTTTAAGAAACGCAAGCAGAATGCCGCCGCTGCCGAGAATCCTTACAGGGCCGTTATCCAGTGGTTTGACAAAGGCAATGCCGTACAGTTATTACAGGATGTCAACGATAAACAGTACGAAACCGCACTGTCAAAAGTTGAGGGCCTGAAAGAACTGATAAAGGGCAAATTTCCGCAGGCCAATAACAAGGAACAGTTACTGCTGATGGAATTTGTTTTACACGGACTGGCCTCCTACTCCCTGATCAGCAAGAAGGTAGTGGAAAATGAGACCCGGTTCAGTGACCTCCTGGGCACCATGATGAACTTCGGTACCAGCACAGAAGAAGAAAGCGACGAATTCTAA
- a CDS encoding vWA domain-containing protein, whose protein sequence is MRGIHFSKFEPDEQQGKSPFEKLLDVFTQLLTYTSGDVSEALQWLTELDKEYHLTNDEYGIGDFIQELKEKGYIRENEESGNIQITGKTEQNIRKRALEEIFGKLKKSTNVGNHNTRKSGQGDELNADSRPYQFGDALEQIDMTASIRNAQINHGIDSFSIHQDDLEIQETDFKTQTSTALMIDISHSMILYGEDRITPAKKVAMALSELITTRYPKDTLDIIVFGNDAWQIEIKDLPYLQVGPFHTNTVAGLELAMDILRRRRNPNKQIFMITDGKPTCLKNGKEYYKNSFGLDRKILNRTLNLAAQCKKLKIPITTFMVATDPWLQKFVTEFTETNNGKAFFSGLDKLGQFLFFDFENGKRKMV, encoded by the coding sequence ATGAGAGGCATACATTTTTCCAAATTTGAACCCGATGAGCAGCAGGGAAAATCGCCCTTTGAGAAGTTACTGGATGTGTTCACCCAACTGCTGACTTACACCAGCGGAGACGTAAGTGAAGCATTACAATGGCTGACCGAACTGGACAAAGAGTACCACCTCACCAATGATGAATATGGCATCGGAGACTTTATACAGGAGCTGAAAGAAAAAGGATATATCCGTGAGAACGAAGAAAGCGGTAATATTCAGATCACCGGCAAAACCGAACAGAATATCCGGAAACGGGCACTGGAAGAGATCTTCGGCAAACTGAAAAAGTCTACCAACGTCGGTAATCACAACACCCGCAAATCAGGCCAGGGAGACGAACTGAACGCCGACAGCCGCCCTTATCAGTTTGGGGATGCACTGGAACAGATCGACATGACTGCTTCCATCCGCAACGCCCAGATCAATCACGGTATCGACAGCTTTTCCATTCATCAGGATGACCTGGAGATCCAGGAGACCGACTTCAAAACACAGACGTCCACCGCCCTGATGATCGACATCTCCCACTCCATGATCCTCTACGGTGAAGACCGTATCACGCCAGCCAAGAAAGTAGCCATGGCCCTGAGTGAACTGATCACCACCCGCTACCCGAAAGACACCCTTGACATCATTGTATTTGGTAACGACGCCTGGCAGATCGAGATCAAAGATCTCCCTTATCTGCAGGTCGGTCCTTTCCATACCAATACCGTCGCTGGTCTCGAACTGGCCATGGACATCCTGAGACGCAGACGCAACCCGAACAAGCAGATCTTCATGATCACTGACGGTAAGCCCACCTGCCTCAAGAACGGGAAAGAGTACTATAAGAACAGTTTCGGCCTGGACCGTAAGATCCTTAACCGCACACTCAACCTCGCTGCTCAGTGTAAGAAACTGAAAATTCCGATCACTACATTCATGGTAGCTACCGACCCGTGGTTGCAAAAGTTCGTAACTGAGTTTACTGAAACCAACAACGGGAAAGCCTTCTTCTCAGGTCTGGATAAACTGGGACAATTCCTTTTCTTCGACTTCGAGAACGGTAAAAGAAAGATGGTCTGA
- a CDS encoding ATP-binding cassette domain-containing protein, whose amino-acid sequence MDIIETDSVTLSYGTKTVISGGYMKLVSGRVHALVGRNGYGKSSLMRVIFGTQPAEFSFTRYNGRKLQQPFKVPGLIRYLPQFSFIPRNIKAGVFARSYEVPWQKIVACFPDFAAIENAYVSSLSGGQIRMLATIVLICSPVKFVMLDEPFTHIMPLHVEIIKDLIRREAANGKGFLITDHMYDHVLDLADAYYYMEWGVVITMTREALLEKDYFLRLR is encoded by the coding sequence ATGGATATAATAGAAACGGACAGCGTCACGCTTTCCTATGGAACAAAGACTGTTATCAGTGGCGGTTATATGAAACTGGTAAGTGGCCGGGTCCATGCCCTGGTAGGCCGTAATGGTTACGGTAAGTCAAGTCTGATGCGGGTCATCTTTGGAACGCAGCCAGCAGAATTTAGCTTTACCAGGTATAATGGGAGGAAATTGCAGCAACCTTTTAAGGTACCTGGACTGATCAGGTATCTGCCGCAGTTCTCTTTTATTCCCCGGAATATAAAAGCCGGCGTTTTTGCACGGTCCTATGAGGTGCCATGGCAGAAGATCGTGGCTTGTTTCCCTGATTTTGCAGCCATTGAAAATGCATATGTCAGTTCGCTTTCCGGCGGACAGATACGTATGCTCGCTACAATTGTGCTGATCTGTTCTCCCGTAAAGTTTGTCATGCTTGATGAGCCATTCACCCATATTATGCCATTGCATGTAGAGATCATCAAAGACCTGATACGACGGGAAGCTGCCAATGGCAAAGGGTTCCTTATCACAGACCATATGTATGATCATGTACTGGATCTTGCAGATGCCTACTATTATATGGAATGGGGCGTTGTCATCACCATGACGCGGGAAGCATTACTTGAAAAAGATTACTTTCTCCGGTTAAGATAA